One window of the Nitrospira defluvii genome contains the following:
- a CDS encoding STAS domain-containing protein: MLKITKTHESGSDVLLKLEGKITAQWADLLDGECRSFLRQKKTVYLDCSHVDFIDQRGVEVVKNFPSTQVTLMSAPGFVTELLQIGGQS; this comes from the coding sequence ATGTTGAAGATCACCAAAACTCACGAAAGCGGAAGCGACGTTCTCCTCAAGCTGGAAGGAAAGATCACGGCGCAGTGGGCCGATCTCCTCGACGGCGAGTGCCGCTCGTTTCTCCGACAGAAGAAGACCGTCTATCTGGACTGTTCTCATGTGGATTTTATCGATCAGCGAGGAGTGGAGGTGGTCAAGAACTTCCCTTCCACCCAAGTTACCCTGATGAGCGCTCCCGGTTTTGTGACGGAGTTGCTGCAGATTGGAGGCCAGTCATGA